CACTTTACGATTGCTTTCTTAAAACCTCATGTTCCACCTTTAACCAAGAGGCGAGATCATAGTCAAGTTGGCAGCAATTTTTCTGCGCTGGCAGCGAAGTCTGAGAATGGTCGAAAATGTGTAGTTTGTTTCTATAACTATAAACCAATAAGCTTTTCTTTTCGGCCGTAGATATTTTACCAGAAACAGAATGCAAAGAGTGGCAAGATACATTTGATAGTCGTATATTTGTACAAACTTAGCGTTTCGTAAGTTACGCCGCTGCAGTTAAATAGTTTGATCTCAGTTTTCAAGTATTCATCAACGCAGGATTCGAGATGTGATTTATCGAAGTTGTCTCGGGGAAAatcggaaaagaaaaaaatccgaGTGCTCTAAATTTTGGGTCACTCGTGTCGGATTTTGTTCCGAGTTTCCCCGAGATAACATTGGAAAATCATGTCTCCGTACAGTCAATAAACTGGTTTGAGGGTTAGGGACGGGTCTTCAGTAGTATGGGCTTCTTCAGACCCAAAAAGTCCATACATTACCTCAAATGAAAAAGGCAAAGGCACTGAGCAACCAGATCTGATGTTCATAAATTAAATTGGGTAGAACAAGGGTAGTAGGGAGGAGTTAACCCTAAGCCGTatatattaaataataaataattaattaattaacacAAATGATAACTGAGCAATGAATAAACacatgcaaaatattttacttACCTTCTCTGGTACTGTTATCatcttcatttgtttcttctcTAGTTTCTCCCTCCCTAAGAGTGAGTGTATATTTTTGACGATAGCGACACGAGAAAGGGTAATGCAGTTCAGGAACATGTCGAACAGCCACGCGCGTTCGGTTAATCTCCTGCGAGTTGTCCACGgcgttttgaaaaacaatatgATCGAAAAATGTGCCTTGTGTCGTCCCGCAACCGTCAAAAGGCACCCGAAAAATTGCTTTCGTGTCTCGTACTTCATGAGGTCTGCACGAAAATTCCCGTAAATGAAGAGACGTTGGCTTGAGTTTAGGTATATCTTGCAAATCTAGTTCCAGCAGCATGAAATCTTTCAGACATTGTAAGCTAATGCGATCATCACTAAGCATTGGCGAGGATTTGCCTGCGAAGAAAGAAATCCAGTCAGTAAACTTTCACGGGACTTTTAGCCAATGAGCCGAAAAAATTACTGCCGTAAAAAAAGAGTTTAATTTAAATATGCCTTTCCGAGTGTTATTCCTTCTTTAGAGCGAATACAGGAGGAGAGGGTTGTGTGTGGTTTATACATAGGTAGAGCAGCTATGTCATTGGTGGAAACTGGCAGCGTGAAaacatgaataaattagtAAGTGAGGATTGCTTCTATAAGAATTCGAATTGAGAGTGTCTAGTTGTCTTGTTCGAGGTTTTTCCTGCTTTCTGCAGAGTTTCCTCGGTGCAGGGAAAGATCGAAAATTGTGATGTAGTGGGTATAGGGTGGTTCGGAAAGGTAGAATGGAGCGCAACCGGTTAAGGCCAGTTTACACCTGCGATTTTTGTTGCAGCAACCTTATGCAAATTTCGTCGCCCTCGGGTGCGATTTCAAGTGGATTTTACAGGGATTTGACGGCGCAAGGGTTTCGAACTTGCTACAAACTAAatgaaattttgctgcaattttTCAATGACGAATCACAAGGGACCCCTCGGGACGTTTCGTCACGCGGCATCATGGAGGAAAACAAGAGAACAAAAAACTGTTCGTGGAGCTACAATGAAGAAGCGGCATTCATTGAATTATGGCAAAATTTCGCATCTTTGTTCAACACTAGTTGAGTTGATTATAAACAACATGACAAGAGGGCGGCTGCATTGCAGGGGCCGGGTTGAAAGGAAAGCTTGAAGAGCAGTTCATCGACTTATTTACCGGTAACTCCCTTActcatatttattttttttctctcttataATTGTCACTAGACTTATGCTCactttaaaagttaaaaaagaaaaactgcttTGAGATGAATGGAGTACAAAGTGTTGCCCCTGCGCTGTAGCGAAACTGCTGTTCAAAGTTATTGTGTTTCAGTGAGTTGCACCCAAATCGCGGTTAATCTCGCTGTAAAATCGCCTTGAAATCGCACCCGGTTTACACTTGAGCGCGACTAAATTTGCTTGACGATCAGGTTGCAGCGACAAAAATCCCATGAGTAAACGGGCCTTTAGAATTTTAGATTAatcttgacatttttttcaacatcacaAAAATGTTAACAGAACACTTTCGCAGTTTTTAGTGTTTGAGTTCTCCACCTACACGGCACATGTTCCTTGACAAATTAAACCTGTCATGACGGAACATAATCATGTCGTCGTAAGGCTGCTGGTGTGAAAGTGGAAGAAAGGAACGTGGAACCGAGTTGCTAATAGAAAGCTCTGGGAACCATACTCAAATGTTGCACATATTTGTATTGATCAGCGGGTGAACTGTCCCAACGCCTCTATCATGTGGAGGTGTTGGTATGtacattaataattgtttaaagTTCAAGGTTCTAGAGAGAACCTCAAAAGAAGCTTTTCAGGCTTTATGGATCGAAATTGAATCCCCAAAGAGTAAAAATATCGTTTGTGGTGTGATTTATAGGCAGCATAATGATCCGGAACAATTCCTGCAATACCTTGACATGACTTTAGAAAAACTTAGTTCCTCCGATAAAGCTGTTTATCTAATGAGCGATTTCAACATTGATCTcctcaaatgtgaaatttccGATTATTCCCATAATTTTCTGTTGTCTTTACAATGTTATTCGTTCTTCCCTGTAATTGATAAACCTACTAGAGTTTATAAAAATTCTGCCACACACATTGACAATATTTTTGTGAATAGATTTGATCATAAAATTTCCGGTGGAAATATCGTGTCAGACATTAGTGATCACTACTCCCAATTTTGCTTCATCCACAGTCTTACGCCAAAAAATCTCACTACAAAGTGCAAAATTCGCGATTATTCCAACTTCTCTGAAGAATGCTTTATTAACGATGTCTCGGAAACTGACTGGAATAGCTTAATGGCAAACGGATCTGTAGACAAAtgtttctcttccttttatAATAAACTTAACAAGCTCATTAATAAACACGCTCCTTTCAAGACTTTATCGAAGCGCAGAGCCAAACAATTCTCCAAGCCATGGATAACAAAGGGTCTGCGCAAATCtatcaaaataaagaatagACTGTTTTACTCAGGagatatattaaaatataagCTGTACAGGAATAGAATTGTTAGCCTTTCTCGTCTTAGCAAACGATTGCATTATGAAGCTTACTTCACTGCAAATctaaaaaatatgaagaaaacatGGGAGGGGATTAATGAATTATTGAACAGACAgcgaaatagaaaacaagtaTCAACCCTTCAACGCCCTAACAACTCTGGAGTAACACAAAATCCGGCTGAAATAACCAATATCTTTAACCATTACTTTGCGTCTATTGGACCAAGGCTTGCACGCAATATACCATCTCCCAGGAAAAACTTCCAGGACTACCTTGCCGgtactaattattataaatctttcttttttgatccTGTCAGTTCGTCCGAGGTGGACAT
This portion of the Acropora palmata chromosome 13, jaAcrPala1.3, whole genome shotgun sequence genome encodes:
- the LOC141863633 gene encoding uncharacterized protein LOC141863633 isoform X2, whose protein sequence is MHLFQALFILLKMSVFAYQGKSSPMLSDDRISLQCLKDFMLLELDLQDIPKLKPTSLHLREFSCRPHEVRDTKAIFRVPFDGCGTTQGTFFDHIVFQNAVDNSQEINRTRVAVRHVPELHYPFSCRYRQKYTLTLREGETREETNEDDNSTREDFLRDLKQHSSASRAEFNFLLALLMILCFLRKVDCRL
- the LOC141863633 gene encoding uncharacterized protein LOC141863633 isoform X1 — encoded protein: MELPWFSNFFGTIYLLWASFLQASKSSPMLSDDRISLQCLKDFMLLELDLQDIPKLKPTSLHLREFSCRPHEVRDTKAIFRVPFDGCGTTQGTFFDHIVFQNAVDNSQEINRTRVAVRHVPELHYPFSCRYRQKYTLTLREGETREETNEDDNSTREDFLRDLKQHSSASRAEFNFLLALLMILCFLRKVDCRL